In Ovis aries strain OAR_USU_Benz2616 breed Rambouillet chromosome 14, ARS-UI_Ramb_v3.0, whole genome shotgun sequence, a single genomic region encodes these proteins:
- the CARMIL2 gene encoding capping protein, Arp2/3 and myosin-I linker protein 2 isoform X1 yields MAQTPDGISCELRGEITKFLWPKEAELLLKTWLPEREGAEQGHVLVLLRWRAYLLHTCLPLRVDCTFSYLEVQAMVLQETPPQITFELESLPELVLEFTGVAALEQLAQHIAAAIRKVFPRSTLGKLFRRPTPPSMLARLEKSSSSEATSPSSPCGGFSETYEALCDYNGFPFREEIQWDVDTIYHRQGCRHFSLGDFSHLGSRDLALSVAALSYNLWFRCLSCVDMKLSLEVSEQILHMMNQSSHLEELVLETCGLRGDFVRRLAQALAGHTSSGLRELSLAGNLLDDRGVAALSRHLEKHPGALRRLSLAQTGLTPRGMRALGRALASNSAFDSTLTHLDLSGNPGALGASEDRGGLYSFLSRPNVLTFLNLAGTDTALDTLFAALSRGGCSSLAHLDASRNVFSRTKSRAAPDALQLFLSRAGTLRHLGLAGCKLPPDALRALLEGLALNTHLNDLHLDLSACELRSAGAQVIQDLVCDAGAVSSLDLADNGFGSDMVTLVLAIGRSRSLRHVALGRNFNVRCKETLDDVLHRIVQLMQDDDCPLQSLSVAESRLKLGAGVLLRALGTNPNLTALDISGNAMGDTGAKMLAKALRVNTRLRSVVWDRNHTSALGLLDVAQALEQNRSLKAMPLPLNDVAQAQRSRPELTARAVHQVGVPPLPLPCPVPCPALPLLSLSCAQIQACLLRNNRTDHTSADCTSCPKPLGLGSDPSEQEVNELCQSVQEHVELLGCGAGPQGEAAVHQAEDAIQNANFSLSILPILYEAGSSPSHQWQLRQKLEGLLGQVGEVCRRDIQDFTQATLDTTRSLCPQTLQGPRWREQLEGVLGGSRGLPELLPEHLLQDAFTRLRDMRLSVTGTLAESIVAQAVAGLSAARDRLVESLAQQATEAMPPVILTLDGDESSPLGPGELEGLFFPEEKEKEDEEEQKDESPPQKWVESLHCLHLDSSTHSAAEELEPEPELAAPGEDAEPQAGPSARGSPSPAAPGPPAGPLPRMDLPPSGQPLRHPTRTRPRPRRQHHHRPPPGGPQVPPALPQEGNGLSARVDEGVEEFFSKRLIHQDRLWAPEEDPAAEGGTTPVPRTLRKKLGTLFAFKKPRSTRGSRPDLETSPGAAPRSRKTTLGDLLRPPARPGRGEEPAGAEGGTGSPDPTRRSRPRYTRESKAYSLILLPAEEEETVGARPDKRRPLERGDTELAPSFEQRVQVMLQRIGVSRGSGSADGKRKQSKDGEIKKAGSDGDIMDSSTEAPPISIKSRTHSVSADPSCRPGPGGQGPESATWKTLGQQLNAELRGRGWGQQDGPGPPSPCPSPSPRRSSPSPDSLGLPEDPCLGSRNEDGRLRPQPRLAGRRAVSVHEDQLQAPAERPLRLQRSPVLKRRPKLEAPPSPSIGSGLEAEPLPTQSTEPCSPPSPTTNQRGGGPNP; encoded by the exons ATGGCCCAGACCCCCGACGGCATATCCTGCGAGTTGCGAG GCGAGATCACCAAGTTCCTGTGGCCCAAGGAGGCAGAACTGCTGCTGAAAACCTGGCTGCCAGAGCGGGAGGGTGCGGAGCAAGGTCATGTCCTG GTACTGCTCCGATGGAGAGCCTACCTGCTCCACACCTGCCTCCCTCTGAGG GTGGACTGCACATTCAGCTACCTGGAGGTCCAGGCCATGGTGCTGCAGGAGACACCCCCTCAG ATCACCTTTGAGCTGGAGTCCCTGCCTGAACTGGTCCTGGAGTTTACTGGTGTGGCTGCTCTGGAACAGCTGGCCCAGCACATTGCTGCTGCCATCAGGAAGGTCTTCCCTCGCTCAACCCTTGG GAAACTCTTCCGGAGGCCCACACCCCCCTCCATGCTGGCTCGACTGGAGAAAAGCAGCTCCTCAGAAGCCACCTCACCCAGCAGCCCCTGTG GGGGCTTCTCGGAGACATACGAGGCCCTGTGTGACTACAATGGCTTCCCTTTCCGAGAGGAGATTCAGTGG GATGTGGACACCATCTACCATCGTCAGGGCTGCCGCCATTTCAGCCTAGGAGACTTCAGTCATCTGGGAAGTCG GGACCTGGCCTTGAGTGTGGCTGCCCTGTCCTACAATCTCTGGTTCCGGTGCCTCTCCTGCGTGGACATGAAGCTG AGCCTTGAGGTCTCAGAACAGATTCTGCACATGATGAATCAGTCATCCCACCTGGAGGAGCTGGTGCTGGAGACCTGTGGCCTGAGAGG AGACTTTGTCCGGCGACTGGCCCAGGCATTGGCGGGACACACCAGCTCGGGACTGCGGGAGCTCAGCCTGGCTGGGAACCTACTGGATGACCGAG GTGTGGCTGCCCTTAGCAGACACCTAGAGAAGCATCCTGGAGCCCTGAGGAGACTCAGCCTAGCACAGACTGGGTTGACGCCACGAG GAATGAGGGCTCTAGGCCGGGCACTGGCTTCCAATTCAGCCTTTGACTCTACCCTGACCCACTTGGACCTTTCCGGGAACCCCGGGGCACTGGGGGCTTCAGAGGACCGTGGG GGCCTCTATAGTTTCCTGAGCCGTCCTAACGTTCTGACGTTCCTGAACCTCGCAGGCACCGACACCGCCCTGGACACT CTCTTCGCGGCGCTGTCCCGCGGCGGCTGCTCCAGCCTGGCTCACCTAGACGCCTCGAGGAACGTCTTCTCCCGCAC gaaGTCCAGGGCTGCGCCCGATGCCCTGCAACTCTTCCTCAGCCGCGCCGGGACGCTTCGGCAcctgggcctggcgggctgcaaacTGCCACCCGACGCACTCAG GGCGCTTCTGGAAGGCCTGGCGCTCAACACGCACCTGAATGACCTACACCTGGACCTCAGCGCGTGTGAG CTGCGCTCGGCGGGTGCTCAAGTGATACAAGACTTGGTGTGTGATGCTGGCGCAGTGAGCTCCCTGGATCTGGCAGATAATG GCTTTGGCTCAGACATGGTGACTCTGGTGCTGGCCATTGGGAGGAGCCGGTCCCTGCGACATGTGGCGCTTGGAAGGAACTTCAACGTCCGGTGCAA GGAGACCCTGGACGACGTCCTGCACCGGATTGTTCAGCTCATGCAGGATGACGACTGT CCCCTGCAGTCTCTGTCTGTGGCTGAGTCACGGTTGAAGCTGGGCGCTGGCGTCCTGCTCCGGGCCCTGGGCACCAATCCTAACCTGACAGCCCTGGATATTAGTGGCAACGCCATGGGGGACACGGGTGCCAAGATGCTGGCCAAGGCGCTTCGGGTTAACACGAGGCTCAG GTCTGTGGTCTGGGACCGAAACCACACATCTGCTCTGGGCCTTCTGGACGTGGCACAGGCCCTGGAACAGAACCGCAGCCTGAAGGCCATGCCTCTGCCACTGAACGATGTAGCCCAGGCTCAGCGCAGCCGTCCTGAACTGACAGCACGGGCCGTGCATCAGGTGGGGGTCCCCCCTCTTCCCCTGCCTTGCCCTGTGCCTTGTCCTGCCCTGCCACTTCTCAGCCTCTCTTGTGCCCAGATCCAAGCCTGTCTTCTGAGGAATAATCGCACAGACCACACCTCTGCTGACTGCACCTCCTGCCCGAAGCCCCTGGGTCTGGGGTCAGACCCCTCCGAACAG GAAGTGAATGAACTGTGTCAGTCGGTGCAGGAGCACGTGGAGTTGCTGGGCTgtggggctggaccccagggtGAAGCTGCTGTGCACCAGGCTGAGGATGCCATCCAAAATGCCAACTTCTCTCTCAGC ATTCTCCCCATTCTTTATGAGGCTGGAAGTTCCCCAAGCCACCAATGGCAGCTGCGGCAGAAGCTGGAGGGCCTGCTGGGACAGGTGGGAGAGGTGTGCCGCCGGGACATTCAG GACTTCACTCAGGCCACACTGGACACAACAAGGAGTCTCTGCCCACAGACATTGCAGGGTCCCAGGTGGAGGGAGCAGCTAGAGGGGGTCCTTGGGGGCTCAAGGGGTCTCCCAGAGCTGCTCCCAGAGCATCTGCTGCAAGATGCCTTCACTCGGCTCAG GGACATGCGCCTGTCAGTCACAGGGACCTTGGCAGAGAGCATTGTGGCTCAGGCTGTGGCAGGTCTGAGTGCAGCCCGGGATCGGCTG GTGGAGAGTCTGGCTCAACAGGCAACAGAGGCAATGCCCCCTGTCATACTGACACTAGACGGAGATGAGTCCAGCCCCCTTGGGCCTGGGGAATTGGAAGGTCTTTTCTTCcctgaggagaaagaaaaagaggatgaAGAGGAGCAGAAG GATGAAAGTCCTCCACAGAAATGGGTTGAATCCCTCCACTGTCTTCACCTGGACTCCTCCACTCACA GTGCTGCTGAGGAGCTAGAGCCGGAGCCCGAGCTGGCGGCTCCGGGGGAAGATGCAGAGCCGCAGGCGGGGCCATCCGCTCGTGGCTCTCCGAGCCCCGCCGCCCCAGGGCCCCCGGCCGGCCCGTTGCCTCGCATGGACCTGCCGCCCTCCGGGCAGCCCCTGCGCCATCCGACCCGGACCCGACCACGGCCGCGGCGCCAGCACCACCACCGCCCGCCGCCGGGGGGCCCCCAG gtgcccccagccctgccgcAGGAAGGGAATGGGCTCAGTGCCCGCGTGGATGAGGGCGTGGAGGAATtcttctccaaaaggctgatccACCAGGATCGCCT CTGGGCCCCCGAGGAGGACCCGGCAGCTGAGGGGGGTACCACCCCTGTCCCCCGTACACTTCGCAAGAAGCTGGGCACCCTCTTTGCCTTCAAGAAGCCTCGTTCAACACGTGGGTCACGACCTGATCTTGAGACCAGCCCTGGAGCAGCTCCCCGCTCTCGAAAAACCACACTCGGGGACTTGCTTCGGCCACCGGCCCGTCCTGGCCGTGGTGAGGAGCCTGCTGGGGCCGAGGGGGGTACCGGCAGCCCAGACCCAACCCGCAGGAGTCGGCCTCGATACACCCGTGAAAGTAAGGCCTACTCCCTGATACTGCTCCCtgctgaggaggaggagacagtggGAGCCAGGCCCGACAAG CGGCGGCCCCTGGAGCGGGGAGACACagagctggccccatcctttgaGCAGCGAGTACAAGTGATGCTGCAGAGGATCGGCGTGAGCAGAGGCAGCGGGAGTGCCGACGGCAAGAGGAAGCAG agcaaagatggagaaatcaAGAAGGCTGGCTCGGATG GTGACATTATGGACAGTTCCACAGAGGCTCCTCCCATCTCGATCAAGTCCCGCACCCACTCTGTGTCTGCTG ACCCTTCATGCAGACCTGGACCAGGGGGCCAAGGGCCTGAGTCTGCCACCTGGAAGACACTGGGGCAACAGTTGAATGCAGAGCTCAGGGGCCGTGGTTGGGGCCAACAGGATGGTCCAGGTCCCCCGTCCCCATGTCCCAGCCCAAGCCCCCGAAGATCCagcccctccccagacagcctggGCCTTCCAGAGGATCCCTGCTTAGGCTCCAGGAACGAAG ATGGCCGGCTGAGGCCGCAGCCCCGCTTGGCAGGGCGACGAGCAGTGTCTGTGCATGAGGACCAGCTCCAGGCCCCTGCTG AACGGCCCCTGCGGCTACAGCGCTCCCCTGTCCTCAAGCGCAGGCCAAAGCTTGAGGCGCCTCCATCTCCAAGCATAG GATCTGGCCTTGAAGCCGAGCCTCTACCCACCCAGTCTACAGAGCCCTGCAGCCCACCCTCCCCAACCACAAACCAAAGAGGCGGCGGCCCCAACCCCTGA